The Gossypium hirsutum isolate 1008001.06 chromosome A03, Gossypium_hirsutum_v2.1, whole genome shotgun sequence genome contains the following window.
GTTGCCGATTTGTTCGGGCTCGAATTCCGGTTTGACCCGTGGCTCCATAGGTCTCTGTAATGCTTCCATGGATGATAGCTATCATAGAATCCATGGCGAAGTTGCAAGCCATGAGGTTGAGTGGAAAACTGCTTGTGATGAGTACGGCAAAGAGTTTACCGACATTATTTATGAAAAGGCTATTGGTGAAGGCATTGCAAAGGTCAATTAAACTTCACCCTCGTTGATAACTTGCTTACCAGGGTGTTGTTCAATTTTAAAGAAATGCTTAAAATATTTTCTTGctatttttttttttcagattgcAATAAATAGACCGGAGAGAAGAAATGCTTTCCGTCCGCAGACGATTAAGGAGCTTATACGCGCGTTTAATGATGCCAGGGATGATAGTTCCATTGGAGTTATAATTCTCACAGGGAAGGTATTTCCCAATTTTCAGTTTTCCGCCATATCCATAAATTATtgactttttttcttctttctatttttaGTTGATATAGTTGATAATCTGTTGCTATAGGGGACCAAGGCTTTTTGTAGCGGTGGTGACCAGGCGTTGCGAAAAGCAGATGGTTAtgctgattttgaaaattttggccgCCTTAATGTTTTAGATCTTCAGGTGCAAATTTTGGTGTATTTAGTTCGGGATATCTTGCAATTTTTGTAATAATCGACTTTGAATCCATCTAAATCCGTTTATTTAGTAAAGTGAATATCTGAGACCCGCTAAACAATCAAATTTAGTAAAATGGACTATGAATTTGGATTTGTTGTCTACAAAGGTAAAACGGGTTCATATTATCTAAATCCGTAAATAGCCTAATGCGCACTGTCTATCAACTCAATACTGCCTTATCTTCTATCCTATCAAAAACAGGACTCATTAGAAAAAGTAGATGAGGAAACAACTTAAGACTTcatattatattttcttaataacGTGGGTTACTAACATCGCAAACTACTAAGAGTAATGACGCCTTATATATTTCCATCAAGCTGTAGCAATTAATCATCTTTGATTCTTTATGTATGATCCCTGAATTCTTTATCTTTCCTGATATTTGTCTATTTGCAGGTACAAATTAGGCGTCTTCCAAAACCAGTGATAGCAATGGTaatctcttttcttctatttctaAAATAACTAGTGACGGTGGTTATTTTTTTGCTGGGTTACATTagttttcattatttaaattGCTGTCATTCTTATAAATCAGGTTGCTGGTTATGCTGTTGGAGGAGGGCATGTTTTACATATGGTTTGTGATCTGACCATTGCTGCGGATAATGCTATTTTTGGTCAAACTGGTCCCAAGGTGATTACAAATCATATCTTCTGTAGCTCCAGCtttgttgtttttgtaattttcatCTTTGGATGGTGGTGCTGATGCTACATGCTTGTGCATTTGTTGCCCTGATTAGAATTATCTGATTGGATATGCCGCAGGTAGGAAGTTTTGATGCTGGTTATGGAAGTTCCATAATGTCCCGTTTGGTAAGCAATGAGAAAGATGGAGGCTTTTATTTGGCATGATACTCGTTGTTCGTCTTACATGCAATCTGAGCAGTGTGTTTGATCTGGATTCGATTAACAGGTTGGACCTAAAAAGGCGCGCGAAATGTGGTTTCTTGCCAGGTTTTACACTGCCTCTGAGGCAGAGAAAATGGGGCTTGTGAATGCTGTTGTACCGGTAAGTTGTTCTTATATGAAGAGTGCCACTCATTCAGCCTATTCCCTCAAATAGATAAGAAGGTTAATTTTGTGGCATATGATCTAGCTAGAGAAACTGGAGCAAGAAACAATTAAATGGTGTAGAGAGATCCTAAGAAACAGTCCAACAGCAATCAGAGTGTTAAAAGCAGCTCTTAATGCTGTTGATGATGGCCATGCTGGACTTCAGGTACCAAATCgccctttttttaattaaaaaaaaactgttCAATCTGAAAATTCACTTGTTTCATTTCCTCTACTTTTTCTCAGGAAGTAGGTGGAAATGCGACACTCATATTTTATGGAACTGAAGAAGGGAACGAGGGGAAAACAGCGTATGTGGAGCGTAGACGCCCagatttctcaaaattttcaagGCGACCGTAAGGCTGAGGATTGGGTGGATTCAAATGGTTTCTACTTCGCAGTTTACCACATTACTTTTATTCATTTCCAAAGGATGCTTGCTCTTTTATTTAATGCACCCTGTTTTGTTACATGTAAAACAATCTCATCAGCTGGTTTCTAATTAATCAATTTGCTTCTGAAAAAGCTCTCGGTTTGTATTTCGTTCCACTATTGATGTACTTACTATGGGTGGAACAACAAACTTGATATACAACCATCTAAAAACAATCTCGTAACACAGTAAGCTGTGGCAAAGACACTCTCAAAACTACACCCCACGTGACGCCACTAGCAATCTATTTATAGCTTTCATAAATAAGTTTCCTAACAACTTTAAAAATAAGGATAATAACTCAATTCTTATCCAATAATCTCATGGTCTCAtcattaaatattaaagaggCCAAAAATTTTCCCATGACCCAAGcaacttttcattttcattcTAACAAAACATGGAATGAGCAGTAATAACAACTCTAATAACTACAGGCTGATAACATTAAGATTCCCCTGCCAacccttttatttaaatttaacaattataaaaattcaaaaaaaattataaattttaaaatatatatataaaaaagtttttCCTAACATTGTAAAtgtttcaattttcattttttaattcagaaaatttatttaaagaatttaaattttgtttttataattttttaaaattcttaaaaaatatattaaattttgaatttatgcATATGCAGTTTTTATTATCTTAACTATTATTCAAATCTTTAATTGaattggtgtcacgagtcaaGAAACTAATTCGATTGGGAAATTACTAAACTATCTTACTATGATACTTATCTTGATACACAATAAGAGTgcatttaattttcttaatatgatgtatttacttatttatttttgaacattAATCTTAGTATAAGTTTTTATCATATCACtctttttgatataatatataGAACTATCTATAACTCCTCTCTAATCCTAAAATTGGAGGATAATAAGATTCAGCATACTCAAATTCACGTATTCCTGCATTGGAAACAATGTTGATGTCAATAGAGAgacttaataatttattaacataaatatttttgtttgaaaatttaattcaattgtgaaagtatttgaaagtttttaagttGATGCAATGCTTAGAATTAGCTATAACTCATCTCAatccttaaataagaggataaacaCGCATCAACACGTTCGAACCTACGTCCTCCTCCAACTGAGCTAGTACTCAATCGGCTATTAGCAAAAATATTCAATATCAtcctaaattattttttgtttattcacTTTCTAATAACACAgtctaaattgattaatttatttcCCTTTCaaataaaattgttgaattttttttaaaaaaagtcaattTACTTTTAGCCCTATACTCTTTTTCTAAGgtatttttttcttaaagtagatatattaattcaaagaaaaatataaagaacaaaaTAACTACCAGGgagagaataaaaattaaatcgaagACATACGTCTATCTCCATTAATGTTTGAAATCAAATTGACATCCAAACTGAAAATAGAAAGAAGATTAGTAGGAGTGTCTCACTCAGTATGATTTACACTCAATAGGATCACTTTTGCAAGCAAATAAGCCATTTTATTGACTCTCCTTCATATCCAAAGGAAGTTCAAATGctaaaaatgtatttaaattccCAAACAATCCTAAATTAGTTACCCGAAAACAAAGCATGTAATGTTTTCAGCCATAAAAGGGCTTCCCTAATTCTCAAAAGCTTCAGCCATGCTAGGATCTAGCAGTGATCCTATAAAGTGTGCACTTAACAACTTGGCCATGAGAATAATGTAAAACAAGTGCATAGCTAATTATATTTTCCTCCACCGATCTTGTTACATCCACATTGCATTTGAGCCATCCTAAAGTTTGGTCCATGATAAATTAGTGGGAATTGCTGGTGCATTATATGACTGTATTTTGTAGAAGTCTCGCCTGGATTCATATCAACTCTGCAAAAATGATTTAGCAAAAACAATAATGACAAACGTTGTAGCATATTTGTTCTTTCAACCCTATACTTATTTTCCATGTATTAATGTAGTttattgtaaatttaaaaataacgtGAAGACAAAGATTAATCAGACAAAGCGAATTCCCTCCAACTTAATCATCGTGCAATAATTGAAGCACTTTCTTCGGTGGCTCCATGTAAATATGATTTCTCAAAAGTCTTGAGAACATCATTTTTACCCGTCCATTCGCAATCTTATTCCCTTCTCTGAACACATGACTAATGTAGACCATCCATGAACGTTTAAGAAGGTCCTTGATAGAACGCCCCACGGTTGAAAAAagtttctcattttcattttcttcgaTCTCTTCGATAGCTTCAGTGCTATCCATCTCAAGTATCACCCTCTCTAAACCTAGACCCCATGCTAGTTGGAGCCCCTCAAAAGCACCCTAGAGTTCCGCCAAAACCACAGAACAACAACCAATATTTTTAGAGAAACTAATGAACCAAACCCCTGATGATCTCGTATTAAACGTCCTGCCACAGCAATCCCGGACAATTGGCAAACTACACCATCAGTATTTACTTCTAGCCAACCATCATTTGGTAGAGTCCACTTGTCAAACTTCGAGAGATCGCATTAATGTGACTCAAAGGAATCTCCTTTCTCTTTACTGCGTGTAAAAAACCTTCCTCTCGTTCATTAACTTTTCTCCAATATGCTCATGCTTTCAAAAAACTCAGTGTTGAAGACATAGTTATTCTTTCTGGCCCAAAGTTGCCAACAGATAATGCCAAAAAAACCTGACctataacacctctaacccatatccgtcgctggattagggttacgaagtattattGTACAAACggaacatttaaacataaatttcataCACAATCATAAGCATATCATAAGCCAATCATACATACACATTTCGTCCCTAATTTGAGTCTTCAAGGCCcttaaaaatactttagaaacaattcaggactaaattgaaaatgtttggaaagtctaagaaaaagttacaaaattttggaaacaggggtcacacgatcgtgtggccaggccatatAACCTtagaactagggacacacggtcgtgacccagcccgtgtcctcactcGTGTAATTCGCTGAGTGGGTCACACAGTCGTATGccaaaccgtgtaactctctgagttgccccacaacctcgtgtgtcaggccgtgtaactaacTGACTTGCATACAAAGGAACTCTTAGatgacacatggctgtgtcgctaggccgtgtgccacacatggctgagtcacacgcccgtgtctcaagtcgtgtggacctaaaattcacctagaatcaaaccattcccaataccatttcatgcataaaccTTTAGGTCTTTTGTGCACATAATCAAGGCATCACAACCctatcaaaacatatatataatgacCATTTCAAGAGTCctaaatcaactaaccaatatgccattcaagacACCTCAAAAGAAATCATCAAAACTTACATAAACATGCCAACTTTGCCTAATTTCAAACATCAATATCTAGTTCAATACTTTCCAAAACAATTCATAACTTGACCATAATCATacttattcaaaacataccatatgaaCCATTCAAAACATGCAACATAAGATAGCCTCAATGACACCAACTAGCAAGGTATCAAATGTACCAACAAAGttaacttacacaacttacacataccaaatcataaactaaacattcaattaaacaccATTACAaatccacctatacatgtcattataaacttagccaaaaaattcaaatactatcgatatttatgttggatagtgtgatagatctctgacaagcttccaaaccgatcgagctttcgacaatctataaaatataggaaagaaaccatgtaagcaatcaatttttagtaagctcgtataccataaatacaacttaccatttcatttgcataatgtaaATAACATAAGTGTACTACCAACTAcaccataagcttggcataatGTCTATTCAACATCATCAAATACACAAGTTAATGCCTTTTTACATGgttcaaatgaattcatccataaCAAGTAATTTTACACATGTATTCACATAATTTAGATCACCATTCCTTTTTATAGGTTAATGATAcatttcatttgaacacttatcattttatttgaaaaattaaatcgGATACTCatgaaagctcacacgaagtgtgtctttacataattataacatttcctttacatcattgctcacacgagctatgaaataggcctactcacacaagctgtgggtcgaaacgtaagctacacgatgctgctcacacgggctgtggagtatccgcaacaaatgaaATACCTcaaccatcagtaggacatttaagaccagcactcgaaacatgaaatccctaatgacatgtcattcgtatcctatgaattcctaaggttcaactgggactcaatattcatcaattcatcatagcatcaATACGATTATACATCAatccatttactttaaaaataacatagtaacattcaaattaaacaacattAAAACGATAACCATTTATACGAATTTACTTCGACGACTAGGGGCGTAGAAACGAAGTCGAACTAATCTGAGGCTtttgcttttcctcgatctaaatccgtacgtggtttatctttttctaaatagataattatattCATTTAAGTACTTCAGTTAAcctcaaacattcaattcaattgatAATTCATATTAtgcctaattaccattttacccctaatattttgactttttacaatttagtccttaagcttataagttaaaatctaaccattttaatcccTCTCATAGGCTAACCGAATTCTTTAGGGAAACAACCCAAATAAATcatcattttataaatttaacatgaacttttactatttttacaaatcaatccctaaatgtaaatttcatcaaaaatcattttacaaaacttgtttatttcacaaaaaagttcataatctatcatttaacatcaagaataattcaaaaacattcatggcataaccctcaatctttaacatttttataaattaagccccgggctagctagattaagctaaaccgacctcaaaaatataaaaatcattaaaaacaggacaaaattACATACCATGCACTCAATGTTAGCTTGACTGAATATCCCTCTTTCTCTAATGGTGTTTTACATTTTCAATTTAGCAAAAGATGAATATGACAATATTTTGCACATCTTTTgttatttagttttctttttaattaccaaatgattaaattaaccttttaaaacattaaaatttcaataaaaccatgcCATGTATATCCACTAACTCAttaaatagtctaattaccatttaagtcctttAATTTAAGATTCCATAGCTGTTTGActcctttagctattagaactcaacatTTACccttttttactatttagtcattttcatttaatttactatgtaaacatcaaaatttcttaacgaaattttaatttgaccttACTATAATTCCATagacatttaaataataataaaataataatttactcagtGAAgttgttgtcccgaaaccactgttccgatgtTACTggaaatgggttgttacatggcCACTCACTAGGCCCACTAGCAAAATAATTAGGAGCCGATGGTTTCTCTTACTCATCTTAATCACTGAAAAACATATTGCTACAGTTGGGGTGTAAAACCTCAGTACATGGTCAATACTTTCCTACATGCCTTCACACACACTCCAACTTGCATCTGTCATAAAATGACGCTTCACACGGTTTACATTAGTTAGTACACTATCGAGACAAGCTAGCCACACAAACACCCGAACCTTTTGAGGGGCCAAAATATGCCAAATCTGATACCATATTTTTCCATTCCTAACCATATCCAACCCATAAAAAGATGCATAAGTAGAACGAATTGTAAACTCACCCTTATTCTCATGATCCCACCCCACACAATCATCGTCATCCTGTGCTAATGGGGGCTTATAAGCAGAAATGCAAAAAATAACTGGGTTTTGTAACACTAACCTTAAGACAGGCCAATTTCAATCCCCACTCAGCGTAACCATCTCCTTCAAAGGCACATGTTCCTTAGGTATGCATTCAGGTGTAGTACAATTGTCAATTAGAGAACCccaacccttaacccattatctCTCCAAAAATCAACATTCACTCAATTCCCAACATTCCATATGACACCATCCCTTACCCTACTTCAAATATTGCAACACTTCCATAATCGAGAAGCATTACCCATATGTAAAGTAAAAGGTAATTTACCCTTCCATTTATATTTAGCTCTAAAAATTTGAACCCAAAGCTGATCAGGTTTCTTGATAAGATTAAACCCAATCTATGAGAAAAGCATTGTTAAAATTGTCAAACTTCTTAAACCAAGTCCATCAGACTTCATTTCTTTACACAGATTGTCCCATTTGACTAGATGtactcttctcttctctttcgTGGTCCCTCAGAAAAAATTACGGATAATCTTCTCCATTTCATGGCACACTCTTTTCGAGATCACTAACGATTCCAATACATAAATAGGAATAGCCGCTAAAACCTCTTTAGCTAAAGTAATTCTCCCAACAATAGATAGTAATTTAGATTTCCATCCTGCTAGTTTTTTCCTCATATTTTCAACTATATAATGAAAGGTGTCCTTTGTAACTCTTTGATGCAAGAACGGtacctcaaggtacttacctaGATTATCCACATGAGAAAAACCCAGTCCACAACTGATATTTGCTTTCAGTTTATGGGTGGCATTCttcaaagaaaaaatatttaagttttttatgcATTAACTCGATGTCTAGAAGTGGTGCAAAATTTCCCCATAATCTTTATTTGGTCAACTAATGCAATCTTTATTTGGTCAATTGATACCTCACTAAACAAACACCAAATCACCTACAAAAAATAGATGAGAAATACTAGGACCATCCCTAGACAGTTTTATATGCTTCCACTTCCCATATAGAGCTTCAACATTAATGATTTAGGCCAAAGGTTCCATGCACAAAACAAATATGTAGGGTGAAATTGGATCTCATTGCCTAATACCTCTGGACGGTTTAAACACCTCAGAGTATAACACCTACAATGTCGAATAGTTAATATAATACATAATGATATGTTAGAGATTACCTAGAATAGTGATATCAACTAATGTTTCGTCAATAAACCTCCAGTCTAACCTATCATACGCTTTCTCCATGTCAATCTTCATAGCCATCCACATTTTCTTACCAACTTTCCTACGCATTGAGTGACTGATCTTTTAAGCAACAATAATGTTATCTGTAATACTTCTACTTGGAACAAAGCTTGATTGGTTCGACAATACCCATTTTTGCATTAACGACTTCAATCTATTAACAATGGTTTTTATCATGATTTTGTACAATACCGTGTAGAGACTGATAAGACGAAATTAGGATAATCTCTCAAGGTTCTCCACTTTCGGGATCAAAACAAGCGATTGATCTAATCTTCAAAATTTCTCCTACTCTAAATATTCTTCACAAAATCACAAACATTTCATCCAACTACATCCCATTTCTTTTGATAAAAGGTTGCATAGATCCCATCAACTCCAAGAGCTTTCAAAGGATCCATGTCAAAAAcaactgtaacaacccgattttcagTGGTATCAAAAATAGTagttcgaggccaccaaattcgacgagtaagttcgtaattatagttatttaatatttacaactcaaatgtgattttttttaaaaaggtttttgatttgataatttatgttatataagtgatttattaagttcaagtggttttagaaaataaggtattgggaccttatttttataaactgagcataaatatttttataaatatttacagagtcattaaggtggtattaaagtttcgttaagaaattttaacgtttcgatgattaattgattaaaaaggatcaaattgaaaaaaaaatgcatTCCCGGGACTCTATTCCGGTAAATTAGATTCATAAATatgtttaataaatatttacaaagttagttgtgtagttaatta
Protein-coding sequences here:
- the LOC107886593 gene encoding 1,4-dihydroxy-2-naphthoyl-CoA synthase, peroxisomal isoform X1, whose product is MAKISDNELNAVTRRIATVSNHLLLPICSGSNSGLTRGSIGLCNASMDDSYHRIHGEVASHEVEWKTACDEYGKEFTDIIYEKAIGEGIAKIAINRPERRNAFRPQTIKELIRAFNDARDDSSIGVIILTGKGTKAFCSGGDQALRKADGYADFENFGRLNVLDLQVQIRRLPKPVIAMVAGYAVGGGHVLHMVCDLTIAADNAIFGQTGPKVGSFDAGYGSSIMSRLVGPKKAREMWFLARFYTASEAEKMGLVNAVVPLEKLEQETIKWCREILRNSPTAIRVLKAALNAVDDGHAGLQEVGGNATLIFYGTEEGNEGKTAYVERRRPDFSKFSRRP
- the LOC107886593 gene encoding 1,4-dihydroxy-2-naphthoyl-CoA synthase, peroxisomal isoform X2, producing MAKISDNELNAVTRRIATVSNHLLLPICSGSNSGLTRGSIGLCNASMDDSYHRIHGEVASHEVEWKTACDEYGKEFTDIIYEKAIGEGIAKIAINRPERRNAFRPQTIKELIRAFNDARDDSSIGVIILTGKGTKAFCSGGDQALRKADGYADFENFGRLNVLDLQVQIRRLPKPVIAMVAGYAVGGGHVLHMVCDLTIAADNAIFGQTGPKVGSFDAGYGSSIMSRLVGPKKAREMWFLARFYTASEAEKMGLVNAVVPLEKLEQETIKWCREILRNSPTAIRVLKAALNAVDDGHAGLQ